The following is a genomic window from Armatimonadota bacterium.
CGCGCTGTGCGGAGGCGACCGGGCCAATCGCGTGCCTGACCGCTGCACGGCGGCGGTGGATGTTCGCGTAGTGCCGCCGGCGACGGCGGATGAAGTCGTTGACCGGGTCGAGGGCCTGCTGTGCGAGCCGCAGTGGCAGGGGATCACGGCGCGCACTACCAAGTACGGCGGGCCGCTGGACACGGACCGCGAGGCCGCATCGGTGCGCGCGCTGCTGGCCGCCGCACGGGAAACCGGGCGTGATGCAGGCGTCGTATCGTGGCGCGCGTGGACCGAGGCGGAGCGCTTTCAAGCGCAGCTCGGGATCGATGCGGTGGTGTTCGGGCCGGGCAGCCTCGCGCAGGCGCATACTGACCGGGAGTACGTCGAACTGGAGCAGGTGCGAGCGGCCGCGCGGATCTACTTCGAGGCGGCACGGGTGCTGTCGAGCGGGTAGCGGAGGTCTACCTCATACCAAGGAGCGGGACGCGTGGGATTTTTTCCGGGCGCGCCGAGTCGCAGGGCCGCAAGCGAGAGAACGTTGGAGACGCCGAGGTGAACACGATGCGAACCAATCACAATGCGAAGACGCCGAGCGATGTCGGCCCGGAGCGCGTGATTGCTCTCGACATCGGCGGCACGAAACTGGCGGCAGGCATCGTCGCGCGTTCCGGGGAGGTGCTCGCCAGCCGGCGGTTGGAGACTGACCGCAGCGCGCAGCCGCCCGCGATCATGGATACGCTGGAGTCCATGGGGCGCGGGCTGTTGGATGACACCGACGGACCGGCAGACGCCATCGGCATCAGCTACGGCGGGCCGGTGGACTATCATTCCGGCGTCACCGTCACCTGTCATCACCTCGATGGCTGGGAAGGGATCCACCTGCGCGACGAGATGGAAAGCCGCCTCGCCGCGCCGGCGTTCATGGACAACGATGCCAACGCGGCGGCTCTCGCCGAGGCCATGTTCGGCGCGGGCAAAGGGCATGACTACTTGCTCTACCTGACGGTGAGCAGCGGCATCGGCGGGGGCATCATCGCGGGCGGCCGCGTCTATCGCGGGGCGACCGGCATGGCGGGCGAAATCGGCCACACGACGGTGCTGCCCGACGGGCCGCAGTGCACGTGCGGCCGCCGCGGATGCCTGGAGGCGCTCGCCTCGGGATGGTCCATCGCGCGCCGCGCCCGCGAGGCGATAGCCGCCGGTGAGACCGACTCCCGGCTGGCGGCGATGGCCGACGAGGAGCCGCTCACCGCGCAAGCCGTTGCCGCTGCGGCGGTTGCCGGGGACGCGCTCGCCCTGCGCATCATCAACGAGACGGCCGAGTTTCTTGCCCTTGGCATCGGCGCGGCGGTGAACTTGCTCAACCCAACGCTGGTCGTCATCGGCGGCGGCGTGAGTAAGTCCGGCGCCGTGCTCTTCGACCCCCTGCGCGTGCGACTGCGCAACTACGTCCTCGATGCCAACTACGAAGCGATGAGCGTCGTCCCAGCGGCTTTGGGCGACGACGTGGGGCTGCTCGGCGGGGCGGCGCTGGCGTGGGAGGCCTAGAAACGGGCCGCTGGTAGAGTCGCGATGCAGGTGGGCGAAGCATCGGCGGGGTATATTCGTCAATGGCTGTCGTCGTGGAGGTGGAATAATGCCGGACGTCCCGATGTGCGAGCACCGCCGTGTCGAATTGGGTAGGCTCTATTGTGATCTCGCCACGCGCAGGGGCGAGCGCGCGACCAACGAGACGTTCAACCGCACGTGTGAGATGTGCAGGGTGGTTTCGGTCCGTGCGGCTCATCCATGCGCCCATCTCGACGTCGGCGTAGACCTCACCGAGCATCGCGAGCGCTCGACGCTTGACGCCTATCACCTCGCCTGCCGCGTCACCCGGCTTGACGTCGGGGATGCAGAGGCCTGCACTCCCGAATGCCAGTACTTCGAGCCGATTGCGGAAGACAAGCGCGAGGAATACGAGGCAGCGGCGGCACAGCGCGAGCGAGCGGCCCAAGCGGAGGCGGCACAACGCACAGGTCGTCGGGCGGACCTGTAACCGCCGCCGAGGCGGTTCTTCTTGTTTGGCGGCGCTCGCCTGCGGTTCAGTCCGTCCCCCGGTCCCGGTGGGCCGTGCAGCTTACTGCCTACTGCATGTAGCCGAAGCCCTTGAGAGTTTTCCTCACCTCCTCGGGCAGTTCCGTCGGCGCCCGTTCCCCCCGCCGCAGAGCCTGGCCCTCGGCACGGAGAGACCCTAGCGTGCCTTTCGGTTCGGCGACCAGTTCGCGTTCCTCAGGGACGCCTTTGCCGAGCAGGTTGCGCTCCTCCTTGGGGTCATCCCCGAGATCGAAGAAGTACCGAGGGACGTCGTTCTCCATGATCAGCTTGAAGCGCCCCCGGCGCAAGGCGGTCATGTGGATCCAGTGGTCGTGCTCCCANNNNNNNNNNNNNNNNNNNNNNNNNNNNNNNNNNNNNNNNNNNNNNNNNNNNNNNNNNNNNNNNNNNNNNNNNNNNNNNNNNNNNNNNNNNNNNNNNNNNAACACGGCATCAACGTCGCTCGCGCGCAGGCCGCTTCTCCGATCAAGCTCCGACGCCATGCGATCGGCGTCCTCACCCGACGGGTCAACCAGTAGGCGGAACCCCTCACCGGTTATCAGGGTAGTCGTGCACACCCCGGCGCGGACTGGCTGCTCCTCGCTCTCCCCCCAGAAGCGGTTGCGCGAGACATTGCCGATGGTGATGACGTCGAACCGTTGAATCACGTCGCCGTCCTCCCTCCCCCTACCCCCCCGGTAGTGGCTCCGGCCGCGGCCGGAGCACGACCTTGCCATCTAAGAGCCGCCGACGCAGCGCCTCGGCATCTACCTCGCGCGGGGTGTGACCCGCCGCGGTCGCCATTGCCGCCGCCGTGCCTGCGGCCTCGCCGCAAATCAGGCAGCAGACCGTATTCCGCGTGCTGTTGTGCGCCACCAGATCCACCGTCATCATGCGGCCCGCGATCAGCAGGTTGTCCACGCCAAGCGGGATCAGCGCGCGATAAGGTATCCCGTACGCGCCCGCCTCGCGCACGGCATACTCGCTGTTGTCTATGAATCCGAAACAGCCAACTTGATCGTCGAATTGAGCGCCCTGCGTGCAGTCCTGCTGCGTCAACTCATACTCGCAGCGAACGGCGCGCGCGCGGCGCTGCCCGACCGACGGCGCCGGTCCGGCGGCGTAGCACTCCCCGCATCCCGCGGCATGCTTGCGGAACAGTTCCACGACCTCGAACATCTGCCCGCGCAGCGTCGTTTCCGCGGAGGTCAAGGCGTCAACATCGAGGCCGTCGTTGGGCCCGTAGTTGATGCAGTTGCAGTAGGTTAGCTCGCGCGGACGCACGGAAGACGACAGGAAGTAGTGCGGCACGGGCGCGCCGGTCTCTTCGCCGAGTTTCCTCATGTCAATGCCGAGCCGCACGAGGTCGGGGGCGTTCGCTCCCGGCTTGACCGCATGCGCGAGCTGCGTGACGAGGCCGCGCGAATCGAGATCCCGTTCAATTTCCGCTAGATCCACGTTGCACAGCCGAAACGTGAACCCGGCTGAATAGGCGCCGCGCTCACCGGCCTTGAAGTGGACGAATTCCGCGCCGGCATACGCCGCCAGATCGCCGTCACCGGTACAGTCAACACACTGCTTGGCGCGGATCAAGCTGCGCCCCGCCTTGTTCCACACGACGACGCCGTCTATATGCCCGGCGCTCGCGTGGACTTCGTCCATCACGGTATGCAGCAGCAGCCTCACGCCCGCTTCGAGACACATGCGCGCCGCAGCCAGCTTGAACGCCTCCGGCTCCACGGGCGTGAGCATGCTGACGAAGTCGCCGCCGCGCTCCATGCGCACGTGCCCCACGCCGCCGCCGAGGTGCTGAACGCTGTCCACGAGTTCCTGCGCTACGCCTCCGACGACGCGCATACGCTCCGCGCCTGGATGGCCGTCGAAGACATTGAAGAACGTGTGCAACCCGGTGGCGCCGGTGATGCCCATGCCGCCGAGCCAGCCGGCTTTCTCGACCAGAACCGTGCTTGCGCCGCTGCGCGCGGCCGCTATCGCTGCCGCGATGCCGGCCATCCCGCCGCCGGCCACCACGACGTCGCACGGATCGTAACGGCTCTCGTCAATGGTAGGGAGTTGCATCTTGCTTCCCTTTCCGGTTCTGTATCGCCCGTGGCCGCACGGGACTGTCCGCCGCGGCCTGGCGCAACCGCTCGCCGTGAGCGCGACGCCGCTACGAATCATCCCAGCGCCACAGGCGGTGGAGGTAGCCGTCGCGGCCGCGGCCCGAGAAGTCCGGCACGGGGCCGGGGGACTTCGTTTCATGCAAATCGCCGGGCTGCCAGCGTCCAACGGCGCCGTCGTCTGGAGCAGACGATGATTCCTCCAGCGACAGGGCACGGTCGTACACAGCGATCTCTTCGATAGTCCCGGTGAACACGTCGCCACCGTGCCCGCGTCCGGCGATGCGGAAAGGCACGACTCGAGTCGGCACGTCCGGGGGAGCCGGGCCCTCTGCCGTAAGCCTTCCGTCAACGACGACGCTCAGGCGTTCGTCCCCGATCACGCAGGCCAGGGTGTGCTCACTCCCCGGGGTGATGATAGCTTCCGTCGCGACGTTCCGTTCCGTCTCGCCCTCATACACGCCCCAGACGATTCGCCCTTGTCGCAGATAGCAGAAGTACTCGAACGGCGTGCCCTTGGCAAAGAGGAACTGCTTGGTGTCAACGTCATCCGCGAAGCGCGCGCGGGTGAGGATAGTCATCGTGCCCGCCGGGTCGAGGTCGGAATGATGCGGGATTTCGACAAAGGCCGACGCGACGGAGAGTCGCTCCGGCACGATGGCGATGGGTTGGAACGTGACGGTGACGCCCATGTTCGAGACATCGCGAATGACGGCCGCCCGCAGGGATATCGTCACGCCGCCTTCGCCTTGGAACCGCGCCGCCTGGAGCGCGATCTCCTCGGGAGTCTCGTCGCCCTCGACGTCGTCCTGCCAGATTACCTGGTCGTCCACCAGAACCTGCTTCACGATGTGGCCGGGCCACGCGTGAGGCGGCGTGCCGCTTTGGGGGTAGCTATCGCTGACGGAGAACACGATCTGGTAGGTGTCCAAGCGCGGCAAGACGACGCGGAGGCACGCCCCAGCGGCGGCCGGAGCGGGCTGAGGCGTTCGGCCGGGCAGTGAGAACACCAGTGCAGTCTCGGCCGTCTCCGCGTTCCACGCGCCGTCGGCAGACATCTGCCAGTCCGCCGGGGCGGAGACATCCCGCAATGCGGCGGACTTGATTTGCTCGACACGTCGTGCCTCTTCGGCCAGCGCCCGCGCGCGGTCTTCCACCGCACCCAGCGCGCGCTCATACCGGTCAAACGTGTTGACGACAAAGCCCTGCGCGACGTCCGCGTACTCCGCATGGCCGCTGCCGGCCCAGAACGTATCGTAGTGCGCGCGGGCATCCGAAATCGCCCGCCGCGCGTCGGCGACGGCCTGTTCGATGCGCGCCACCGGGTGGGCGCGGGCCGGTTCGACGACGGTAAAGGCGACGAAGCACTCGTCGTTGGCTTGCTGCAAAGCGCGGGCGGCCTCGGGTCCCATGAGACGAGCCAGCACCGACTGCTCGGCGGCCTCTTGCCCGAACGCCGACGGCCGCCACGCGTACAAGCCCCACATGGCGTGCGCGTATTCGGCGTGGTTCACCGTGTCGCCGCCGCCGCAGCACATCCAGAACACATCAGCATAACGGTGCATGTCAGCGAACGTCCCGGCGACCTTGCGGTTGGGCAAGCCGAACCCGTTCCGCCACTCCCATGTCAGACCGTGCCAACCGAACATGAGGGGATAGTACATCGCATCCGCCGCGCCGTAATGCGCCTTGCCGCGGTGGAAATACGAGATGGAGCGCGGGCCGTTGTACCACCACAGGTACTGCAGCCCTGTCTCGCTGCGGAAGCGCTCGATCTGCGCCGGATCGTAGAACGTCATGAAGAAGGGAATCCGACGCAGCAACTCGTCGCGGGCGAAGGCGAGGAAGTAGTCGCGGTGAGTACCGTCATACCGCGAATAGTGAGTGGGGCAGAAGTAGATGTCCCCCGGCGCTATCCCCCGTTCCACGGCGCGGTTCGCGATCTGACGCAGCAGAAACGCCTGTTCACCAGCAAGGCCGCCGAAGCGCTCGCGGCATCGGTCGCAATGCCCGGATAGGTACCGGGGGGCGATATCGTCGGCGAGGTACGCAATGCCGTCGCACCCCGCGTCGAGGAAACGATCATAGACGCTGAGCACTCGCGCGACCTGCGCGGGGTCCGAGGCGCAGATATATGACGATTCGCGCCACGAGCCGACGTAGCGGACCCCGCCGAAGAAGCGCATGCCCCTGCGGTGGGCCTCGCGCACGAGGTCCGCGAAGCCATCGGGCAGCCGCACGTGCCCCGCCAACTCGTAATACACCAGGTTAATGCGATGCTCCGCGAGCCAATCCAGGTAGTAGGTGTACGTGTCGCGAGTCGCAATGCCGCCGACGCCGGTTTCCTCCGCTTCTCTCCCCCACCCCAAGCCGAGGCGCTGCGGGATGACGTAGATCGCCCGCACCGGTACGGCGGGGCTATCGTCAATGTCCACGCAGCGGATGCTGACGGCGCCTCCCTCGTGCCGCATGAGTTGAGGAAGCGACAGCGCGCCGTACAGTAGGCCGGAGGCGTCGCTGCCGGCCACCGCTGCCTCGACGCCGCCGCTGCCGGATCGGACGCGGATGCGGTATCCCTCAGGCCCCGGGGCGGAGGGCGTCACGGCGGCGCCCAACTCGGACGCGCGCGATGCAATACGCTCGTTCGCCTGAGGCGTGCAGAGCCAGACCGTGAATTGGGCGGAGCGCTGCACTCGATGCGTCACGCGGGCATCCAATCCGAAGCGCGCTTTCAGCAGCGTCGCCAGGCGTGCGGCGGCGTAGTGCTCAACCTCACCGGCTGTGTCGGAGAGGACTACCGAGACAGGACCCGTAACGGGAAAGCTCCGCCCGCGGTCAACCGATTTCCGCGGGCGCGGCAGTACGCTCGCGCCGGCCGCCGCGGCGAGAGACAGCACGCATGCCAGTGACACCAGGATACAGAGCCGCTCCAGCATTTCGGTCGCTCCGGATCGGCGAGCGCGACACATTCCCGCATGTCAAGCGCCCGCTCCAGGCCCGACGCCTTCACTCCTCGCCGGGCGGGAGCAGCGGGCGCACCGTCTGCTTCATCTGGCTCACGAGGATCGGTCCGAGCATTGGCCCATAGAAGGAAGTCCCGCTCTCATAGGCCCCAAGATCGTACTGCTCGAATGACAGGATGTAGCCGATCGCGCTGTTGGCGAGGCCGATAATCATCGGGTACTTGGCCCCCAGGGAAGCCGCATCTCGCTTCATCTGAAGCCCGAGTTCCGTAATCGCCTCACCCGGCACCGCCATCAGGACCGCATCACCTATGCGCACGGCCTGGAGACGCACCTTGTCCGGAAAGAGCTGCGCCATGATTCCCTCGAGCACCTCGGGGTCGACCTCGGTAAGCTGGTATTCCTGGCCGGTGCTCGCCATGAACGCCGGCGACAGGCGCCGCTTCGGGAGATCCCACATCATGCTGCTGATCCGGATATCGGCCTCAGTGGACCAGTCGGCCTGCTCGGCGAGATCCCAGGCCTGTTCCGCGAGCGCCTTGCCATAGGCGTCAACGCGTTCCCAGCCGGAGCCGAAGTCGCCGGCGGTAGTCTGATCGCCCTCCGCGCCGTTGAAGAACAGGGCCAGCTCGCGGCGTGGCAGGCGGCGTTCCAGTTCACGGCTCATGGCGCCGGGCCACTCGCCGGAGATGAGGAAGCTGTCGGCGCCCATCATCGTCGGGTGCGCCGTAAAGTTCACCACTATCGCGAGCGTAGCTCCCCCTCCGGGGCCGCCGCCTGCGAAGGTGACCTTCATGACCGTCATCGTGGGGTCAACGAGCCCGCCGCCGGTGGCGCGGCGATTGCGGTTGAACCCATCCAGAGCGGCTGAGGCGAAGCCGATTCCGGCCACCATGTCTTGCTTGTCGGCCATGCGGATTGATTCCGCGATGCGCTCCGTCGTCCAGTCGAAGAACTTGGGATGGAAGTTGCCGAAACCCAGCGGCCAGGCATCGCCTCCGGGATGCAGGCACTCGGGAGCGGAGTGGCTGTGCGTGGCTGCAAGCATCACGTTGTCAGCGGTGAAGCCGAGATCAGCCACCTTCGCCACAACGGCATCCTTCATGCCGGGCGAGATGCCGCTGAGGTCCGTGGACACGAAAGCGACCTTCGTGTCTCCGTCAGACAGAACGAGGGCGCGAGAGAAGATCTCGTCGCGCACGCCTTCGGCCGGCTTGCCGAGGCGCTCCCCGAACCCGGCGAGCGAAATAGTCGGAAACTCCGCGAGCGACGGCGTGATGCTGACCCTTGCGACGCCCGCCGACAAGCTTGCCGCAGCCGGCGTCATCTGCGACAGCAGTGCCACGCCCACCACAACCGCGCATGCCATCCTGACGAGCATTCTGCCTTTCATCATTATCCCTCCGTGTTGTCGATCCGCAATTATCCTTACATCCCGGCGGTCGCCCCGTTCGAGCGCCCCGGGGTGTATCACCGGAGACATAGAACAGCTACGAAGCGGCCGGTCGGCCTTCCTTCTTGTCGATCAGAGTAGAATTCGTCGGTGCGGCAGGCGGTACACAGTCCGCACCGTTCAACGCGATCTTCGTCCAGCCCGGATTCGACCAATTGCTGGCGATTCGCCTCCTCGAGGTTCGCATACCACCGCCCGTTGCGCTGCTGCACCACGGGCTCCCGGTACGGGAATCCCGCGCTGACATCACGTGCGATCTCCTCGGTGACCTCGTAGCAGCAGGGGCCGATGGCGGGCCCGATGCCCGCGAGCAGCGCCGCAGGCCGGCTGCCGCATTGGGCCGCGAGGAACCGCACCGCCTTGGCCGCAATCGCCGCGGAGGTGCCGCTCCCTCCGGCATGCACTAGGGCGCCGATGTGATTCTCCGCGTCATAGAGCACAATCGGCGCGCAGTCCGCGACGGTGATGGCAATCGTGATGCCCGGCTCGGCAACGACCAGCGCGTCCGTGCCCGGGATCCAGTCCTCGAGCGTCACGCGGCCGGCTCCCGCATCGCGGTCGCTCACCACGTGGATCGCATCGCCGCCGATCTCCTGCGGCACCGTGTATTTCCGGAAATCGAGGTCGAGCGCCAGACACAAGCGCCGGCGGTTCTCGATGACGCGTTCGGGGCTGTCGCCGACATGGAGGCTCAGGTTCAGGCTGTCAAAGGGTGGCGCGCTGACCCCGCCGTGACGCGTCGTCACGCCGTGTATGACTTCTTCGGCGGCCGCGATCAACTCGAACTGATACACCGGGATATCAGCGACAGCGGTACGGTGCACGGCATACTCCAATAGGACCTCGCGGCGGAAACCGCGCTCGATGCACTTCGCCTCCGCATCGAAACGTGCGCGCGCCGGCCGTCGGCTATGGGCGGAACTGGATCGAATAGAGATCGGCGTCGGTGAGAGCGACGCGCAGGCGCACGGCCTTGCCCTGCTCGGCGCTGACATCGGAGCCGTCGTTCCAGGTGACAACCTGCTCAATCTCATCGCCGTAGATCTCGGGGCAGTCGTCGAGCGATCGTCCCGCAATCGGTCGGCCCTGGGCGTCCTGCATTTCCACGCGCACGCTGCCCGCGGCGCTGGTGGCGTAGTTGATGACCAGTTCCTTGCCCTGGAACGCCAGCGGCTTGGTCAGGAACTCGCCGCCCGGGTGACCCGCATGCACGGACACGAAGCCGTCGGTGCGCAGCGTGCCTCGACGCAGTCGCGCCGTCGGGTGGCGATAATGCTCGACCCAATAGACCGAGAGCTCGTCCGCGCCGGTGGGCACGACGCCGGCCGCGATGTGCATGTTGCGCTCGGTCCAATTGTCGCGGTCGAGGCCGGGCCGCAGGAACGCTTCCACGAAGCGATGCCAGTGCAGTCCGTCGCGGCTGGTCATGAAGACGCCGTCGGAAACGCCGCTGCTCGACCACTCGGCGACGCGCTTGCGCTCGGGCACGAATCGCTTGGGGAAGCCGAGGTAGATGTGCGGCGCGCGGAAGTACGGCGTGATCGCGTTGGTGTAGAGATGCTCGGTCGGCGCGTCGCCGAAGTCGAGCCAGGTTGTGCCGGACCAGTTCAGAAAGTCGGCCGAAGTCGCGCGCCCGATGGTGCGGATCCCGCCGATATTGCCGCGGAGGTAGGCGACGTATTGACCCCGCACTGTGTCCCAGAACCCTAGGTTCTGCGAATCGAACGCCCCCTCAGTGATGACCGGCTCATCGCGCATCTTCCGCCAATGAATGCCGTCCGGCGATGCGAGGGCGATGAGCGGGCCGCCCGCCAGCGCCTTGTAGCGCTCGGAGTCCGCCGCGGCGGGATTGGCATCCCTAAACGGCGCGAAGTTGTGCGTGCCTTCGCCGGTCCAGATGACGTTGTTGTCCGACGTGCCCTTGACCTCGAACAACCCCAGCGACGGCTTCGTCCAGTGGATGCCGTCCGGGCTTTCCGCGTAGCAGGTCACGTCATCAGGATCATCCGGTTCGCCCCAACCCCGGTAATACATGCGGTAACGGTCCTCGTCCTTGAATACCGTGACGTAGAAGCTGATCGGGCCCTCCCATGGCGCATCGAACTCGAGCGCGACCTCGCGACGGGTGGGGTGATGCAGGCGCAGGCTCACGTTGGTCATGCTTTGGATGAGCCAGTCGTCAACAAATGGTTCAACTCCGGATCCGATCTCAAGCACGGGGGCCTCCTCTGCCGCGGCTGCGAAAGCCGCCACAGTGACACAGCCGAATGCGATGATTGCGTTTCGCAGAAGCGGGCTTCGTCCCAAACCGCGGCACCTGCGCACGATATGCCTCTTCCCGGCGCCGAGCAGGCGGCGCATGCTCGCCCTCTACTTGTAGCCGATGCTTTCCGTCAGTTGTATCTTACTTCGAACGAACACGCCGCTTCCCCTGGCAAGTTCTCTGCCCTCGGCGTCGCACAGCACCGATTCCGCGATGTACTGGTTGCGGGTATGGTTCACGACCCTCCCAACCGCCTTTAGCGTGCCCTCCGACACCGGACGGGTGAGGTAAATGGTGAAGCTGGTGGTCAGGACGAACACGTCGTCGACCATCGAGTTGACTGCGAAGAACGCCGCGTTGTCGAGCGCCATGAAGTAGAGCGCGCCGTGCAACGCGCCCGCGGCGTGGAAGAACTGCGGCTTGACCGGCATCACGATTTCGGCGGTGCGCTCGCCGATTCGTACTCTCGCGCCCGTCAGCTCGACCAACGGCGCGGAGTGCATCATATTCTCAAGCCTACGATAATGTGATTCGTTGCTCATATTCGCGCAGGCCTTTCGAGTCGCCCGCCACGCGCCGCTTGCGGACGCACGGAACCGCGTCACGGCGATGACCTATCCGGGGCTGATGTGTCGGGTACAATGCGCCGGTTTCTTCATCCCTATCCCGCCATCCTCTCCATGCTGATGCGCGGCGTTGAAGGCGGCGACGAGCTTCCGGCGGCTCGCCGTGTGGCTCCTGCGCCCTTGACACGCGTCACGTCGGTTGATAGTCTAACCGGGGCTATTTGTACGACGCTTGAGGTGCGTACATCGCGAGCGTCGCGCTAGCGGTTGCACCAGCGGACGAAGGAGAACCCTCACTTGCGCTTCCGACCGCCGATGCATCATCGAGGACGCACAGGCGTCGCCGTCATCCTTCTCGTGCTCGTCATCGTCGGGGCGCTCGTGGTTTGGCTGATCGCGCGTGGGGGCACCGGCGCGGGAGCTTTCTTCACTGAGGGCCCCGGCGCGGCGACCGAGGAAGACATCAGCCGCGCAGTGGCCAAGGTGGCTCCGGCGGTCGTGCGCATCAATACGACGGTCGGCGGCGGGCCGGAGGCTGTCGTCAAAGGCCTGTTCGGCGGCAGCCCCGAGGGGATTCTGCCGCGCCGCGGGCAGGGCTCGGGCGTCATCATCAACGGGCGCCGCGGGTATGTCTTGACCAACGCCCACGTCGCGCGCGGGGCGCGCGAAATCCAGGTGACGCTGCCCGACGGCCGGAGCTTCAATGGCAAAGTGGTCGGCGCCGACTCGGTCACCGATATCGCGTTGGTGCAGATCAAGGGTAACAACCTTCCGCAGGCCGAACTCGGCAGCGCGGAGCGCCTGCCCGTCGGCAGTTGGGTCGTCGCAGTGGGCAACCCGTTTGGGCTGGAGAACACGGTGACCGCCGGCGTGTTGAGCGGCAAGGGGCGGACGATCGTCGGCGAAGGCGCCATTGCGGTCACGGATCTGCTGCAGACCGACGCGGCGATCAACCGTGGCAACAGCGGCGGCGCGCTGATCGACCTGCGCGGACAAGTCGTCGGGATGCCGACGGCGATTGTCCCGTACGCGCGGGGTATCGGCTTCGCAGTTGCCATTGATACGGCGAAGGCCGTCATCCCGGAGCTGGTGCGCACCGGCAAGGTCTCTCATGCATGGCTGGGGATCTCATACACGACGCGCATGCGAGACGAAGGTGTCGTCATCCAGCAGGTACTGCCGGGCACGCCCGCCGCGAAGTCCGGCCTCAAACCGGGAGACGTGATCGAAACGCTGCAAGGCAAACAGGTGCGCGATACCGAAGACGTCGCTCGGATCATGCGCCGAAAGCGCCCCGGCGACACGCTGGAACTCACCGTCCTGCGCCAGGGCGAACGGCGCACCGTAACCGTGCACCTCGGCGAGATGCCGGAACTCAGTTAGCCCGATTCCTCATGACGCGGTCAGACTTGCTGCGCGGCGCGGGGAAAGCGATGGAGAACCGCCGCGCTGAGGGGCGGCCGGGGTCGTAGCGGCCGCGCCGACCCATCGCAGCTGCGAATAACGCTGCTGGCTCCGGGGGCTATCATGAAGACGGCTGATTCCGAGGGCCTCGCGAAGTACGGGCACTTCAGCGACGACGGTCGGGAGTTCATTATCACCTCCCATTCCCCTCCCCGACCGTGGATCAACTACCTCTCCAACGAAAACTACTGCGCGCTCTGCTCGCACACCGGCGGCGGATACTCCTTCTACCAGAGCGCGGGCTATGACAGGATCCTCGGCGAGTATCCGTCTCTCGTCGTGCTCCGCGACCGCCCAGGTCGCTACATCTACGTCCACGATGCCGACGATCCCAANNNNNNNNNNNNNNNNNNNNNNNNNNNNNNNNNNNNNNNNNNNNNNNNNNNNNNNNNNNNNNNNNNNNNNNNNNNNNNNNNNNNNNNNNNNNNNNNNNNNCAGCATGCACAGCGCCAGCGCCACGCCGGCCACCGGCGCGAAGGTGAGCAGCAGGATCGGGTAGCCGACGAAGCCGCTGTTGGGGCAGCTCATGCCCATCGCGTGGAAGGTCGCGGCTGCATGGTCCATGCCGCGCACGCGACGCACCCAGTACAGGCCCGCGCCGATCAGCGTCAGCGAGCCGAGCGCGTAGGCCAGCAGGAAGCCGGGGTTGAAGACCTCGGCGATCGGCCGCGTCGACAGGGCGCGGAATATCAGGGTGGGCAACGCGAAGTTGATGACGAATCTGCCGAGCACCTGCATGTCGG
Proteins encoded in this region:
- a CDS encoding AEC family transporter, encoding MLDVLAITGPIYLAIAIGYAATHAGLFAKADMQVLGRFVINFALPTLIFRALSTRPIAEVFNPGFLLAYALGSLTLIGAGLYWVRRVRGMDHAAATFHAMGMSCPNSGFVGYPILLLTFAPVAGVALALCML